The Desulfovibrio fairfieldensis sequence AAAAGCGGAAAAAAGAAATCGCCGTGCCCGGCGCTACTTCATGCGATAGGTGATGCGGCCGCGCGTGAGATCATAGGGGGAGAGTTCCACCTTGACGCGGTCGCCGGGCAGAATGCGGATATAGAATTTGCGCATTTTACCGGAAATATGGGCCAGCACTTCGTGGCCGTTTTCCAGCTCCACGCGGAACATGGCGTTGGGCAGGGCTTCCTGCACCACGCCGTCAACTTCAATGGAACCTTCCTTAGCCATGGGGCCTCCGTAAAAAACGTATTTGGCAATGTGCGCGTGAACGTGTTGCGTGACGGCAAAGCGGCGCTGCCGCCCTCGCGGTGGGGATTTTTTTGAAATCCCACGACGGCCCGGCTTCCCGAAATTAAGCCGCTCTGAACGGCGGACAGCTTCACAAAAAAGCCCGCACCTGTCAACCGGAGCGGCGCACGGCATCCGCAAGCCCGGCGTATCGCGCGGCGGGCCTGGCCCCGTGGCGCTTCCGGACGCGTTCAGAGCTTGTTCAGGTCCGCGCGGAACCG is a genomic window containing:
- the infA gene encoding translation initiation factor IF-1 → MAKEGSIEVDGVVQEALPNAMFRVELENGHEVLAHISGKMRKFYIRILPGDRVKVELSPYDLTRGRITYRMK